The DNA region CAACGCCCGCAACGCAACTGCAGCATTCTCTGAAATTGAATGGGAGTAGCTGTTGGTCCTATAGTGACGCGCCTGCATAGGATCTCGCGAACATGACTGGACATCGCGCCCGCCTGCTTTGCATCGCCAGCCTTCTCACCGTCGCGCTGGGCGTACCAGACGCGTACACGGCCGAGACGTATGATCCCTGGCCGGGCCTCGTCCAGGACATCTTCAGCAATCGTCCGATGAATGACGGCAACGATGTCATCGGCATCGAGATGCCGGCGCGCGCGGAAGATGCCGCGATCGTTCCGGTGACGCTGCGCACCAAGCTGCAGCCCAGCGACAGCCGCCGCGTCGTCGCGATCACGCTTGTGATCGACGAGAACCCGGCGCCGATGGCCGCGAAATTCACGCTGGGGCCGGACGCCAACGTCACCGAGATCTCGACCCGCGTCCGCGTCAACAACTACACCAATGTGCACGCCGTCGCCGAGCTCAGCGACGGCAGGCTCTATGTCAGCAAGGTGTATGTGAAAGCATCCGGCGGCTGCTCGGCACCGGCTGGTAAGAACGTCGAGGAGGCGAACAACCGGCTCGGCCAGATGCGCTACCGGCAATTCACAAAGTCCGAACAAGGGCCGGCGACGAGCACACGGGAAGCCCAGATCATGATCGGGCATCCGAACAACTCGGGCCTGCAGATGGACCAGGTCACGCAGCTCTATATCCCGGCCTTCTTCGTCAACCAGTTGCACATCTGGCAGGACGACAGTCCGGTGCTGGCGATGGAGGGCGGAATCTCGATTTCCGAGGATCCCAACATCCGCTTCACCTATGTCTCGAATGGCGCCAAGCACTTCCGTGCCGAGGCCAAGGACACTGACGGGCACGTCTTCGAGCACGAATGGAAGGTCGAGAATCCCGGGACCTGACGCGCCAGCGATCTCACGCTAGACGCTAGAGCCCCGTTCCGACTGAATCGGAACGAGGCTCTAGCGTCTTGTTTTGACGCGTTTTCTTCACGCGAACCGGAATCCACTTCGTTCGAAAACGCTCTAGAAGCACCTGACTTCGGCCTCGGCCTGGGCACGCCTGAGGTCGTTGAGCGCATTGGCGGCCTGCTCGGACGAGCGGAACTGGCCACCCAGATTGCCGCGCACCTGCGCCATGCTGAGCACGGTCTCGGCGGTGACGTAGCGATCATAGGGGATGATCGAGGCGACCACGTCGATCGAGCAGGAACATTGTTCGATCGACTGTCGGGATTCGCCATTGGACTTCATGCAGCCGAACACATATTCGGCCCGCGCCGAGGTCGGATAGTCGTTGATCTCCTGGGCCCGCACGCGGATGGTCGTCCCGGCAAGCACGGCCAGGACGGCGACAATCGGTCGTAGCATGCCAGCTCCTGCCATGGTCCTGCTTCCTCTTCTCTTTTCGCAAGCTATGCTATGGATGTTGATCAGAAAAGAAAACATTCGGGGAAGTGGCTCAAGAAACGATGATCATCTCTGTACGCACGGTGTTGGCTGCGGCAGTTCTGGCGGTCATGCAGTTCGGCACCTCGTGCAACGCGGAGACCATCCGCGTTGCAGCGCAGAAGACCGGAACGCTGGCCTGGGAACTGGCCGTTATTCGCTCCCATGGTCTCGACAAGAAGGCCAATCTGTCGATCGATGTCGTCGAGCTCGCCAGTCCCGAGGCCGGCAAGATCGCGCTGCGCTCCGGCTCGGCCGACGTGATGGTATCCGACTGGCCCTGGGTGTCGCGCGAACGCTCGCTCGGCGCCAAGCTCCAGTTCTATCCCTATTCGAGCGCGCTGGGCGCCGTGATGGTCCCGGCCGCCTCGCCGCTCAAGACGCTTGCCGACCTCAAGGGGCGCAAGCTCGCCGTTGCTGGCGGCGCGATCGACAAGAACTGGCTGCTGCTGCAGGCCGCATCGAAGCAGGACGGCGTCGACCTGAAATCGCAGGCGACCATCGTCTATGGCGCGCCGCCACTGCTCACCGCCAAGACCCTCGACGGCGAGATGGACGCGACGCTCAATTACTGGAATTTCTGCGCCGCGCTTGAAGCCAAGGGCTTCCGCCGGCTCGCCGGCATGGAAGAGATCCTGCAAAAGCTCGGCAGCAAGGGCCGCATCGCGATGATCGGCTACGTGTTCGACGAGGCCTGGGCCAACGCTAACAAGGATCTAGTGGCCCGCTTCATCGCCGTGACGCGTGCCGCGAAAGAGATTCTGGCGACCTCGGATGCCGAATGGGATGCGATTGCTCCGCTTACCGGTGCGCAGGATGCAGCGACGCTGCACGCATATCGCGACCGCTACCGCGAGGGTATCCCGCGCCGTCCGATCGCCGACGAAGAGGCGGATGCACGCCTGCTCTACCGGGTGCTGGCGCAGCTCGGCGGCCGCGATCTCGTCGGCACTGCGACCGAGCTCGATCCAGGCACGTTCTATCAAGCGATCCCGGGAGACTAGCGGTGCTGCGCCTCCTGTCATTCGTGCTGTTCATCGCGACTTGGTGGATGGCCTCGCTGTTGATCGGCGATGCCAAGCTGCCGGCGCCGCCGGCGGTGCTATCTGTCCTTGCCGCCGAAGCGCGATCGGGTGCGCTGTTCGTCAATCTCGGCGCAACGCTGGCGCGTGTCGCGCTGGCCTTCACCCTCGCCATGGCGCTCGGTTCGGCGATCGGCTATCTGATGGGCCGCGTGTCACTTGCCAATCGCCTTGGCGACCCCTGGCTGATCTTGCTGCTCAACCTGCCGGCGTTGGTCGTCATCGTGCTGGCCTATATCTGGGCCGGGCTTACCGAGGTCGCCGCGATCACGGCCATCGCCATCAACAAGCTACCGACTGCCGTCGTCACCCTGCGCGAGGGTGCCCGTGCGCTCGACCCCGCCCTCGACGAGATGGCAACGGCGTTTGCTTTGCCGCGCGGCCGCGCCTTCCGGCATGTGGTCCTGCCGCAGCTTGCGCCCTACATTGCGGCCGCTGCGCGCTCCGGGCTGTCGCTGGTCTGGAAGATCGTGCTGGTCGCCGAATATCTCGGCCGCCCCA from Bradyrhizobium sp. B124 includes:
- a CDS encoding quinoprotein dehydrogenase-associated SoxYZ-like carrier, translating into MTGHRARLLCIASLLTVALGVPDAYTAETYDPWPGLVQDIFSNRPMNDGNDVIGIEMPARAEDAAIVPVTLRTKLQPSDSRRVVAITLVIDENPAPMAAKFTLGPDANVTEISTRVRVNNYTNVHAVAELSDGRLYVSKVYVKASGGCSAPAGKNVEEANNRLGQMRYRQFTKSEQGPATSTREAQIMIGHPNNSGLQMDQVTQLYIPAFFVNQLHIWQDDSPVLAMEGGISISEDPNIRFTYVSNGAKHFRAEAKDTDGHVFEHEWKVENPGT
- a CDS encoding ABC transporter substrate-binding protein — encoded protein: MQFGTSCNAETIRVAAQKTGTLAWELAVIRSHGLDKKANLSIDVVELASPEAGKIALRSGSADVMVSDWPWVSRERSLGAKLQFYPYSSALGAVMVPAASPLKTLADLKGRKLAVAGGAIDKNWLLLQAASKQDGVDLKSQATIVYGAPPLLTAKTLDGEMDATLNYWNFCAALEAKGFRRLAGMEEILQKLGSKGRIAMIGYVFDEAWANANKDLVARFIAVTRAAKEILATSDAEWDAIAPLTGAQDAATLHAYRDRYREGIPRRPIADEEADARLLYRVLAQLGGRDLVGTATELDPGTFYQAIPGD
- a CDS encoding ABC transporter permease subunit, which translates into the protein MLRLLSFVLFIATWWMASLLIGDAKLPAPPAVLSVLAAEARSGALFVNLGATLARVALAFTLAMALGSAIGYLMGRVSLANRLGDPWLILLLNLPALVVIVLAYIWAGLTEVAAITAIAINKLPTAVVTLREGARALDPALDEMATAFALPRGRAFRHVVLPQLAPYIAAAARSGLSLVWKIVLVAEYLGRPNGVGFEIGVAFQLFDIPLLLAYSLSFAGVVLVIETLLVQPFETRLTRWRLRAA